The sequence TAAGAGTAGTTACAAATCACTTTTTCAAGATAAACATGACCGGAACTACTCATACTTTCGTAGAAATGTCATCATGCCTCAGACACCTCATTTCTATCTCTTTTAGCTCTAATGTCTTAGTCCAAtagcaaatatatatatatacacgtCTCCAAGCCAGCCCGCAGGCAATTTTACCCCCAGAATGCGTACAAGAGTAACCTCTGAATgggaatataaaaaaagaaaagagaagagaaaaataaaaagaaataaacaaCCAATGCTTTCCTAAAAAACCATAGTACAAAAAATGAAACTCCCGAGCCAGAAAAGACGCCAAAAAACCATGCCCTATATCCCATTCTTAAAACTCCAAGTCTGGGTTTCAAACTAGTCCACCGGCTCCCAGAGTCGGCCTATTCTCTTCCCCTTCAAAAAGCAAATCGTTATGAGGTTGGCAGAGGTCTCTCCACGCAACAAACTCACCATCCAAGTCTGTCCAGGCGCCACCGAATTCATCATCAGGGGTATCGCCAGCTGGATAGTACTTCTTCGGAACCCACTTCCGGCCATCAATGAGTTTATGCGTCAGTGGTTCGCCGGCCTGTGAGGCCCTCACGGCGGCTTTGAGTAAAGATTTGACATATGGATAGAACCACAGCGTGGGATACTCAAACTCGACGAATTCCTTGGGGCCAGTGCAATGCCAAAGGCCGTAAATATGATGGGTGATGAAGTTGACGCCCAATTCGACAACGCTAAGCCAGTCTGCCGATGTAGACCCCGGGTGAGCTTCTGGGATGGCGTCGTATAGCTTGCTTAGCGACGCAACGATGCTCTTGGGCATCTTGATGGTGGGAGGCTGAAAGAAAGGTCCCTCTTCGCGGACATCAGCGGTAAGCTTGGCTGTCAAGCCAGATTCGTTGAATTGCACATATCCAAAATATGGCTGATATCCAGCCCTGGTTTGGAACAGCGCAGACTCGTACTCAATGGCAACATGGTACTCGGTCGTCTGGAAAGGATTGGTCTTAGCCGGAATGATCTTGTCAGGTGGAAATTCAGGGATGTCGCTGCCCATCACCCTCGAGCGCCAATATTCCTGTCGACCCCAAACATTGGCCATGTAGTATTGGTCCGATTCCCTGAACTCGTACAAAGGATCATGCGTGGCCCTGATCTCGTCCATTGTAGCGGCAATATATCTCCTTAGGTCGCCAATGGGCCCCATGATTGTCCCTGAATTCAGCCACCGCGGGTCGGCGTAGAACATGGCATTGTCTCCCTTGTCCAGACCCCAGGCAGTTGGTGCTATGGGTGATTCGGGGGCACTCCAGCATCGAGGCGCTACGGGATCAATAGGCCAGCAGATCTTGTCAGGCCCCAGGAAGACGGTCTGGCGAAGGCCACGCCTGTGGAGCTCGCCAACACTGATATCAAAGCGCTGCGCCAGGTGGGCATCAGCACGCTCGGCAACTTGAAAGTACCTCTCGACCATGATCTCGGGGGGTAGTTGAATGAGAATATCATAGCCATCCACGATGATTGCTAaatcgtcgtcctcatcggGAGGCAGCGAGTTGAAATATCGCTCCATAGTTCGCAGCTTGGCAAGGTGAGTCTTTGCGGCATCGAATTCGTCAACTCCATGCCAGCCAAGCAGAGTAGGGACTGGATAGCGGTTGACGGCCGAGGAAACTAAGTTGTAGCAGAAATGTAGATTCGGCTGGCTGGCCGGGATGAGATAGTGCAGCCTCGACGTCTTTGGCTCTGGAGCAGAATCCGGGGCAGAATCTTGATTGGCTTTCGAGGAGTTTGAAGACGGCGCTATTAGAGATGCCGGTAGTGTTGCATTTAAGAGTTTAGAACCGTGAGGTAACATAGCAATGAGTCCCTCCTGATGATACATTGATATCAGCTCTATGCGATAACATATATACGAAGAGCCGGGAACTAGGGGATATGGTCACATACAGGATCAGGATACGAGTTGTAGTAGAAGGCTATAGCAAAGAATAAGGCAATTAATGCGGCAACGAAGACGTTTCGCCGCCTACCTGAGGAGGCAATCATGCTTGACAGTGGGAGCGTCGACGACCAACGGCCGAACGACAAGACGGAGTAATGGAATTAAGTCAACTTaggagaaaggagagaagaagtaaaaagaaaaaaaaaaaaagagagagagagagagagaaagagagaagaagaggaggaggaggatatgGCAGATGGAAAGTCAAAAAGATTGAACGTGGTGCAGAGCACACAGGCTGATTACAAAAAAGATGGAAATGAGCGGCAGGATCGAAGTACAAGGTCAACTTGTGCGATCCGCATGAGACCAAGACAAATGGGAAGGTCGCAGGCGTCCAAGAGCCTTTTCACACgagaatgaagaaaaagaagaaggacgaagaggagatcATCGTGTCAGCCATAAGTCCTTGAGA comes from Trichoderma asperellum chromosome 3, complete sequence and encodes:
- a CDS encoding uncharacterized protein (EggNog:ENOG41~TransMembrane:1 (i12-30o)) — translated: MIASSGRRRNVFVAALIALFFAIAFYYNSYPDPEGLIAMLPHGSKLLNATLPASLIAPSSNSSKANQDSAPDSAPEPKTSRLHYLIPASQPNLHFCYNLVSSAVNRYPVPTLLGWHGVDEFDAAKTHLAKLRTMERYFNSLPPDEDDDLAIIVDGYDILIQLPPEIMVERYFQVAERADAHLAQRFDISVGELHRRGLRQTVFLGPDKICWPIDPVAPRCWSAPESPIAPTAWGLDKGDNAMFYADPRWLNSGTIMGPIGDLRRYIAATMDEIRATHDPLYEFRESDQYYMANVWGRQEYWRSRVMGSDIPEFPPDKIIPAKTNPFQTTEYHVAIEYESALFQTRAGYQPYFGYVQFNESGLTAKLTADVREEGPFFQPPTIKMPKSIVASLSKLYDAIPEAHPGSTSADWLSVVELGVNFITHHIYGLWHCTGPKEFVEFEYPTLWFYPYVKSLLKAAVRASQAGEPLTHKLIDGRKWVPKKYYPAGDTPDDEFGGAWTDLDGEFVAWRDLCQPHNDLLFEGEENRPTLGAGGLV